The proteins below are encoded in one region of Cyclopterus lumpus isolate fCycLum1 chromosome 8, fCycLum1.pri, whole genome shotgun sequence:
- the LOC117734686 gene encoding arf-GAP with dual PH domain-containing protein 1-like isoform X2: MDSVGNNAAKATFEQIVPAFYYCPTQKDCMLLREQWIRAKYERKEFQRVERQEPYSAGYREGFLWKRGRDNGQYLSRNFILSEREGVLKYFNKHDAREPKAIMKINTVNATFQPTKIGTSQGLQITYLKDNSTRNIFVYHEDGKEMVDWFNAIRAARFHYLQVAFPGASVSDLLPKLTRNYIKEGFMEKTGPKHTEGFKKRWFTMDDRRLMYFKDPLDAYARGEVFIGCQENSYTVLPGLPPNTQGYHWQFGITIVTPDRKFLFACETDEDQKDWIAAFQTVIDRPMLPQEYAVEAYFKHKP, translated from the exons ATGGACTCTGTGGGTAACAATGCTGCCAAGGCCACATTTGAGCAGATAGTTCCGGCCTTCTACTACTGCCCGACCCAGAAAGACTGCAT GCTGCTGCGAGAACAATGGATCCGAGCCAAGTACGAGAGGAAGGAGTTCCAGCGCGTGGAGAGGCAGGAGCCTTACTCGGCAG GCTACAGGGAGGGGTTTCTATGGAAACGAGGTAGGGACAACGGGCAGTACCTCAGCCGGAACTTTATTCTGTCCGAACGGGAAGGTGTTTTAAAGTACTTCAACAAGCACGAT GCCAGAGAGCCCAAAGCAATAATGAAGATCAATACTGTGAATGCCACTTTCCAGCCAACAAAAATCGGCACCTCCCAGGGCCTGCAGATAACTTATTTAAAGGACAACAGCACTCGGAATATCTTTGTTTACCACGAGGATGGAAAG GAAATGGTGGACTGGTTCAATGCCATCAGAGCAGCCAGGTTTCACTACCTTCAGGTGGCTTTTCCTGGAGCATCCGTCTCTGAC TTGTTGCCAAAGCTAACCAGGAACTACATAAAGGAGGGTTTCATGGAGAAGACTGGTCCAAAA CACACTGAGGGCTTCAAGAAGAGATGGTTCACGATGGATGACAGGAGGCTCATGTATTTCAAAGATCCACTG GATGCTTATGCGCGAGGCGAGGTGTTCATCGGCTGTCAGGAAAACAGCTACACCGTGCTTCCCGGCCTCCCCCCAAACACCCAAGGCTACCATTGGCAGTTTGGGATTACCATCGTGACCCCAGACAGGAAGTTTCTATTTGCCTGCGAGACGGACGAGGATCAGAAAGACTGGATCGCAGCTTTTCAGACCGTCATCGACAGGCCGATGCTGCCTCAGGAGTATGCAG TAGAGGCCTATTTTAAGCACAAACCATGA